The Alphaproteobacteria bacterium genome contains a region encoding:
- a CDS encoding Ku protein: MAPRPIWKGYLKLSLVSCAVTMYTATSTSSRIRLHIINRETGNRIRNQALDSETGDVVETENKVKGYELKDGKYVLLEDNELDDVALESTHTLDIESFVPRDEVDEIYLDESFYVVPDGEAAYEAFAVIREAMKKTDMVGLGRVVMHRRERLLMLGPRHKGLAATALRYKPEVRDEDSYFDEIPGVKVTSDMLALAEHILKQKMSHFDPEKFEDRYEDALSALIKAKRAGKEPPAAPEPKPSNVINLMDALRRSVGEKGGKSRGAAPTKSSGRRTSAKRKTAKHKRLKKAG; the protein is encoded by the coding sequence CGAGCCGCATTCGCCTGCACATCATCAACCGGGAAACCGGCAACCGGATCCGCAACCAGGCGCTCGATTCCGAAACCGGCGACGTGGTCGAGACGGAAAACAAGGTCAAAGGCTACGAGCTCAAGGACGGAAAGTACGTCCTGCTCGAAGACAATGAGCTCGACGACGTGGCGCTCGAATCGACCCACACGCTCGACATCGAATCGTTCGTCCCGCGCGACGAAGTCGATGAAATTTATCTCGATGAATCCTTCTACGTCGTGCCGGACGGCGAGGCCGCCTACGAGGCCTTCGCGGTCATCCGCGAGGCCATGAAGAAGACCGACATGGTCGGGCTCGGCCGCGTGGTGATGCACCGGCGCGAGCGGCTGTTGATGCTGGGGCCGCGCCACAAGGGCCTTGCGGCGACGGCGCTGCGCTACAAGCCCGAGGTGCGCGACGAGGACTCATACTTCGATGAGATCCCGGGCGTGAAAGTAACGAGCGATATGCTCGCGCTCGCCGAGCACATCCTCAAGCAGAAGATGAGTCACTTCGATCCGGAGAAGTTCGAGGACCGCTACGAGGACGCGCTCTCGGCGCTGATCAAGGCAAAGCGCGCCGGGAAGGAGCCGCCGGCCGCGCCTGAGCCGAAGCCTTCCAACGTGATCAACCTGATGGATGCGCTCCGGCGGAGCGTGGGTGAGAAGGGCGGCAAGTCGCGCGGGGCCGCGCCGACCAAGTCGTCAGGCCGCCGCACTTCGGCTAAAAGGAAGACCGCGAAACACAAGCGGCTGAAGAAGGCGGGTTGA